Proteins from a genomic interval of Gordonia sp. SL306:
- a CDS encoding 2-hydroxyacid dehydrogenase, translated as MKVVVGERNLLPHRELLVSLLPSSVELSWHPTFDEAALVVDLADADVYIGGRVTPAMARAGVGLRLVHTCGAGTDKVSFDDLPAITQVANTFHHEDSIAEYIMAAAVMLRRGLIAQDRALRSGTWATSVYQDGVSQPPTMRGAMVGYVGFGHIGRRTADLLGAMGARGCAVTGSGRVGDTAGLDWHADTSELGRLLKESDVVVVSAPLNDRTTGMIGAAELAQLGPDGLVINVGRGPLVVERDLYEALDAGTIAGAAIDVWYRYPSVGDHAEPSGMPFHQLPNVLMTPHTSGVTRDTFVGRVHDIADNIGRLLDGRSLERVVWPVR; from the coding sequence CTGAAGGTGGTGGTAGGGGAGCGGAATCTCCTGCCCCACCGAGAGCTACTGGTGTCCCTGCTGCCGTCGAGCGTGGAGTTGTCGTGGCATCCGACCTTCGACGAGGCGGCTCTCGTCGTGGATCTCGCCGATGCCGACGTCTACATCGGCGGTCGGGTCACCCCTGCGATGGCGCGAGCGGGGGTGGGGTTGCGGCTGGTGCACACCTGCGGCGCAGGCACCGACAAGGTGTCGTTCGACGACCTTCCGGCCATCACGCAGGTGGCCAACACGTTTCACCACGAGGATTCGATCGCGGAGTACATCATGGCGGCCGCCGTGATGCTGCGCCGCGGCCTGATCGCACAGGACCGGGCTCTGCGATCGGGTACCTGGGCGACGTCGGTGTATCAGGACGGCGTGTCACAACCCCCGACCATGCGAGGCGCGATGGTCGGCTATGTGGGCTTCGGTCACATCGGTAGGCGCACCGCGGATCTGTTGGGCGCGATGGGTGCCCGTGGATGTGCCGTCACCGGGTCGGGCCGGGTCGGTGACACTGCGGGTCTCGACTGGCACGCCGACACCTCCGAACTGGGACGGCTGCTGAAGGAATCAGACGTGGTGGTCGTGTCGGCGCCTCTGAACGACCGGACGACGGGAATGATCGGCGCGGCGGAACTCGCCCAGCTCGGCCCCGACGGTCTCGTGATCAACGTCGGGCGTGGCCCGCTGGTGGTGGAGCGGGATCTGTACGAAGCGCTGGACGCCGGCACCATCGCGGGTGCCGCGATCGACGTCTGGTATCGATATCCGTCAGTCGGCGATCACGCCGAACCTTCAGGCATGCCCTTTCACCAGCTGCCCAATGTGCTGATGACGCCCCATACGTCGGGTGTCACCCGCGACACCTTCGTCGGGCGCGTCCATGACATAGCCGACAACATCGGTCGACTCCTCGACGGTC
- a CDS encoding enolase C-terminal domain-like protein, producing MTTTTPVVTEMRVVPVAGRDSMLLNLSGAHAPYFTRNLVILTDSEGNTGVGEVPGGEPIRITLDDSRPLVEGRRIGDHHAVLQDIRRTFADRDKGGRGDQTFDQRVTIHAVTAVEAALLDLLGQHLQVSVAALLGEGKQRDRVAALGYLFFVGDRTKTDLDYADGTDESDDWFRLRHQEALDAHGVVALAEAAQKRYGFADFKLKGGVLAPDEEADVVTALAERFPTARVTLDPNGGWLLEEAIRIGRRLRDVVAYAEDPVGPEGRYSGREIMAEFKRATGLPTATNMIATDWRELGHTIRTNAVDIPLADPHFWTMAGSVRVAQLCDAWGLTWGSHSNNHFDVSLAMFTHVAAAAPGDITAIDTHWIWQDGQRLTTEPYEIVDGYLTVPDRPGLGVDLDMDQVEAAHQLYRSEGLGARDDAVGMQYLVPDWSFDSKRPALVRR from the coding sequence ATGACGACTACGACCCCGGTGGTCACCGAGATGCGGGTTGTCCCGGTCGCCGGCCGCGACAGCATGCTGCTCAACCTCTCCGGTGCCCACGCCCCGTATTTCACCCGAAACCTGGTCATCCTCACCGATTCCGAGGGCAACACCGGAGTCGGCGAGGTACCCGGCGGTGAGCCCATCCGGATCACCCTCGACGACAGCAGACCGCTCGTCGAGGGCCGCCGGATCGGCGACCATCACGCGGTGCTGCAGGACATCCGACGCACCTTCGCCGATCGTGACAAGGGCGGTCGCGGTGACCAGACCTTCGATCAGCGCGTCACCATCCACGCGGTGACCGCGGTGGAGGCGGCGCTTCTCGACCTGCTAGGACAGCATCTGCAGGTCTCGGTGGCCGCCCTGCTCGGCGAGGGCAAGCAGCGTGATCGAGTGGCAGCGCTCGGCTATCTCTTCTTCGTCGGCGATCGCACCAAGACCGATCTCGACTACGCGGACGGCACCGACGAGTCCGACGATTGGTTCCGCCTCCGTCACCAGGAGGCGCTCGATGCCCACGGTGTGGTCGCGCTGGCAGAGGCGGCTCAGAAGCGCTACGGATTCGCCGACTTCAAGCTCAAGGGTGGCGTACTCGCCCCGGACGAGGAAGCCGACGTGGTGACCGCGCTCGCCGAACGCTTTCCGACTGCGCGGGTCACGCTCGATCCGAACGGCGGATGGCTCCTCGAAGAGGCGATCCGCATCGGCCGGCGATTGCGCGACGTGGTCGCATACGCCGAGGACCCCGTCGGTCCCGAGGGGCGATACTCAGGTCGCGAGATCATGGCCGAGTTCAAGCGGGCCACCGGGCTGCCGACCGCCACCAACATGATCGCCACCGACTGGCGCGAACTCGGCCACACGATCCGGACCAACGCCGTCGACATCCCGCTCGCCGACCCGCACTTCTGGACCATGGCCGGCTCGGTGCGTGTTGCGCAGCTCTGCGATGCCTGGGGTCTCACATGGGGATCGCACTCCAACAACCACTTCGACGTGTCGCTGGCGATGTTCACCCATGTCGCGGCCGCCGCGCCCGGTGACATCACCGCGATCGACACGCACTGGATCTGGCAGGACGGACAGCGGCTCACCACCGAGCCCTACGAGATCGTCGACGGGTATCTGACGGTGCCGGACCGCCCGGGTCTCGGCGTCGACCTCGACATGGATCAGGTGGAGGCCGCCCATCAGCTGTACCGCTCCGAGGGACTCGGTGCGCGCGACGACGCGGTCGGCATGCAGTACCTGGTCCCGGACTGGTCGTTCGACAGCAAACGTCCTGCGCTCGTGCGGAGGTGA
- a CDS encoding sulfite exporter TauE/SafE family protein: MSVVAFAVIAVAVCMASCMQASIGFGMGMLAAPVVALVDPALLPGTLIMSATVVTLMVVVREREGLDLRGTGWALVGRVPGTIAGALLLVWLPERGLALLLAAVVLGGVVLASLGWQPAPMRRNLATAGAASGLLGTATSIGGPPMALVLSGAENATVRSNLSAFFLVGSIMSMGALAATGNLHRDIAGVFVALIPAVILGYVASRYVNRHLDKNRLRIVSIVVSTLGAVLLIAQQLL; this comes from the coding sequence GTGAGCGTCGTGGCGTTTGCCGTCATCGCCGTCGCCGTCTGCATGGCCTCGTGCATGCAGGCGTCGATCGGTTTCGGCATGGGCATGCTGGCCGCGCCGGTTGTCGCGCTGGTGGACCCTGCGCTGCTGCCGGGCACCCTCATCATGTCCGCCACGGTGGTCACTCTGATGGTGGTGGTCCGGGAGCGGGAGGGGCTCGACCTGCGGGGAACCGGATGGGCGCTGGTCGGCCGGGTACCCGGCACCATCGCCGGAGCGCTGCTTCTGGTGTGGCTGCCCGAACGAGGGCTGGCGTTGCTGCTCGCGGCGGTGGTGCTCGGCGGCGTGGTGCTGGCCTCGCTCGGATGGCAGCCCGCTCCGATGCGACGCAACCTCGCCACCGCGGGTGCCGCATCCGGTCTGCTCGGTACGGCGACCTCGATCGGCGGTCCGCCGATGGCGCTGGTGCTCTCCGGCGCCGAAAATGCCACGGTGCGAAGCAATCTGAGTGCCTTCTTCCTGGTCGGGAGCATCATGTCGATGGGCGCGCTGGCCGCGACCGGCAATCTGCACCGCGACATCGCCGGTGTGTTCGTGGCACTCATCCCCGCGGTGATCCTCGGCTACGTGGCCTCCCGCTACGTGAATCGCCACCTCGACAAGAACCGGCTGCGCATCGTCTCGATCGTCGTGTCGACGCTCGGCGCGGTGCTGCTCATCGCGCAGCAACTTCTCTGA
- a CDS encoding ABC transporter ATP-binding protein, whose amino-acid sequence MSERKPSDTALPDTHEAQVLEVRDVGKTFSVSGKSGRKELRALDGIDLDLRRGETLGLVGESGCGKSTLARTLMMLERPNTGTVRWDGTDPYRLKGKDLLALRRKVQMVFQDPYASLNNRMTAAEIISEPWRTHKELYPRKRDRAARVRELLHLVGLRPSDEHRSPQEFSGGQRQRLGIARALALNPEVIICDEPVSALDLSVQAQVLNLLNELQQELDISYIFISHDLSVVRHVADRVAVMYLGRIVETGGTEAVFDNPAHPYTEALMSAAPTLDPATRRERILLSGEVPSPLNPPSGCRFRTRCAHATDICATDVPPTVTDQSEPGHIAECYHPRGRVALGMPAVA is encoded by the coding sequence ATGTCTGAGAGAAAACCGTCTGACACAGCACTTCCCGACACCCACGAAGCCCAGGTGCTCGAGGTCCGCGACGTCGGCAAGACGTTCTCGGTGTCGGGCAAGTCCGGCCGTAAGGAACTCCGGGCCCTCGACGGCATCGACCTCGATCTGCGTCGGGGTGAGACCCTCGGTCTGGTCGGTGAATCCGGCTGTGGCAAATCGACTCTCGCACGCACCCTGATGATGCTCGAGCGTCCCAACACCGGCACCGTGCGCTGGGACGGCACCGATCCGTACCGCCTGAAGGGCAAGGACCTGCTCGCCCTGCGGCGCAAGGTGCAGATGGTCTTCCAGGATCCGTATGCCTCGCTGAACAATCGGATGACCGCCGCCGAGATCATCTCGGAGCCGTGGCGCACCCACAAGGAGCTGTACCCGCGTAAGCGGGACCGGGCCGCCCGGGTCCGGGAGTTGCTGCACCTCGTCGGCCTGCGCCCGAGCGACGAGCACCGCAGTCCACAGGAGTTCTCGGGAGGTCAGCGTCAGCGTCTCGGTATCGCGCGCGCGCTCGCGCTGAATCCCGAGGTGATCATCTGCGACGAGCCGGTCTCGGCGCTGGACCTGTCGGTGCAGGCGCAGGTGTTGAATCTCCTCAACGAACTCCAGCAGGAACTCGACATCTCCTACATCTTCATCTCGCACGACCTGTCGGTGGTCCGTCACGTCGCCGATCGTGTCGCGGTGATGTACCTGGGAAGGATCGTCGAAACCGGTGGTACCGAAGCAGTTTTCGACAATCCGGCCCATCCGTACACCGAGGCGCTGATGTCGGCGGCGCCGACGCTCGATCCCGCCACCCGCCGCGAGCGCATCCTGCTCAGCGGCGAGGTGCCGTCACCGCTGAACCCGCCGTCGGGGTGCAGGTTCCGCACCCGCTGTGCACACGCCACCGACATCTGCGCGACCGATGTCCCGCCGACGGTCACCGACCAGAGCGAGCCGGGGCATATCGCCGAGTGCTACCACCCGCGAGGACGCGTCGCGCTCGGTATGCCCGCCGTGGCGTGA
- a CDS encoding ABC transporter ATP-binding protein codes for MSAPTLDRSGAGTDDRVALDVADLTVDLRTPTGTVRAVDHVAFRARRGETLALLGESGCGKSMTAQALVGLLDPIAEVADGSITIDDVDLVTAKESVRRQMAGTELAIVFQDALTALNPVYPVGTQLAEPFRIHRKMSRKKARREAIELMRHVGIPEPESRIDSYPHQFSGGMRQRLLIAMAVALSPKVLLADEPTTALDVTVQAQIMALLQRLREEHDMAVVLITHDLALVAEQADRVAIMYAGNVVETGPVAEVFGNPKHPYTKGLLDSVPVSAERGADLKSIGGTPPDLHSIPSGCVYQARCPIARSLCVQQRPALIDVGDNRAAACHFSEETSNV; via the coding sequence ATGAGTGCCCCCACCCTGGACCGGTCCGGAGCCGGCACCGATGATCGTGTCGCACTCGACGTGGCGGACCTGACCGTCGACCTGCGGACCCCCACCGGGACCGTGCGGGCCGTCGATCACGTAGCGTTCCGTGCCCGCCGCGGCGAGACCCTCGCGTTGCTCGGTGAATCCGGATGCGGCAAGTCGATGACCGCGCAGGCCCTCGTCGGCCTGCTCGATCCGATCGCCGAGGTCGCCGACGGCTCGATCACCATCGACGACGTCGACCTCGTGACCGCCAAGGAGTCGGTGCGGCGTCAGATGGCCGGTACCGAACTCGCCATCGTCTTCCAGGACGCGCTCACCGCGCTCAATCCCGTGTACCCGGTGGGCACCCAACTCGCCGAGCCCTTCCGCATCCACCGCAAGATGTCGCGGAAGAAGGCCCGGCGCGAGGCCATCGAACTGATGCGGCACGTCGGCATCCCCGAACCGGAGTCCCGGATCGACTCCTACCCTCATCAGTTCTCGGGCGGTATGCGGCAGCGACTGCTCATCGCCATGGCCGTCGCGTTGAGCCCCAAGGTCCTGCTGGCCGACGAGCCGACCACCGCTCTCGACGTGACCGTGCAGGCGCAGATCATGGCGCTGCTACAACGGCTGCGCGAAGAACACGACATGGCCGTCGTCCTCATCACCCACGACCTGGCGCTGGTCGCCGAGCAGGCCGACCGCGTGGCGATCATGTACGCAGGCAACGTCGTCGAGACCGGCCCGGTCGCCGAGGTGTTCGGAAATCCGAAACACCCCTACACCAAGGGGCTTCTGGACTCGGTGCCGGTCAGCGCCGAACGTGGTGCCGACCTCAAATCCATCGGCGGCACCCCACCCGATTTGCACTCGATCCCGTCCGGCTGCGTCTACCAGGCGCGCTGCCCGATCGCCCGCAGCCTGTGCGTCCAGCAGCGGCCCGCCCTCATCGACGTCGGTGACAACCGGGCTGCGGCCTGCCACTTCTCCGAGGAGACCAGCAATGTCTGA
- a CDS encoding ABC transporter permease: protein MSIVTDPLDTTSPVASTDPMGDSVATKKVPAGGLPMWRLLLRDKFATVAAVILTFVLLVAIFGPWLVGDAATDQNLDESNLAPFNLDTGWMNILGTDPLGRSMLARLIVACQTTLMVSLPAVLISCVIGSAVGMWAGYHRGWRETTAMRVADVIMSFPSLLLAVVVLFVFSPSAANIVAVLAITRIPIYLRTARAESAELQSRVFVDAARTFGAGSGQILRGHVLPILLPTLLTVATLDFCYVMLAESSLSFLGIGIQPPEISWGLMVSQGRTYLQTAWWLSFFPGLAIVITTVSATLLAAWARIATDPGQRWRLTTPKARKRVFSSRKAVR, encoded by the coding sequence ATGTCCATCGTCACCGATCCACTCGACACGACCAGTCCCGTCGCCTCGACCGATCCCATGGGCGACTCCGTCGCCACCAAGAAGGTCCCGGCCGGTGGACTGCCCATGTGGCGGCTGCTGCTGCGCGACAAGTTCGCCACCGTCGCCGCCGTCATCCTCACCTTCGTGTTGCTCGTCGCCATCTTCGGTCCCTGGCTGGTCGGGGACGCCGCCACCGACCAGAATCTCGACGAGTCCAACCTGGCGCCGTTCAACCTGGACACCGGCTGGATGAACATCCTCGGCACCGATCCGCTCGGACGCAGCATGCTCGCCCGCCTCATCGTCGCCTGCCAGACGACCTTGATGGTGTCGCTGCCCGCCGTGCTGATCTCCTGTGTCATCGGCTCCGCGGTCGGTATGTGGGCCGGCTACCACCGTGGCTGGCGCGAGACCACCGCGATGCGCGTCGCCGACGTCATCATGAGCTTCCCGTCGCTGCTGCTGGCCGTCGTGGTCCTGTTCGTGTTCTCGCCGAGCGCGGCGAACATCGTCGCGGTGCTCGCGATCACCCGTATCCCGATCTACCTGCGAACGGCCCGCGCCGAATCGGCGGAACTGCAGAGCCGCGTCTTCGTCGACGCCGCCCGTACCTTCGGCGCCGGCAGCGGTCAGATCCTGCGTGGGCATGTGCTGCCGATCCTGCTCCCCACGCTGCTCACGGTCGCGACTCTCGACTTCTGCTACGTCATGCTGGCTGAGTCGTCGCTGAGCTTCCTCGGGATCGGCATCCAGCCGCCGGAGATCAGCTGGGGTCTGATGGTCTCGCAAGGGCGCACCTACCTGCAGACCGCCTGGTGGCTCTCGTTCTTCCCCGGCCTGGCGATCGTGATCACCACAGTGTCGGCCACCCTGCTCGCGGCCTGGGCCCGGATCGCCACCGATCCCGGCCAGCGGTGGCGCTTGACCACCCCCAAGGCCCGTAAGCGTGTCTTCTCCTCACGAAAGGCAGTGCGATGA
- a CDS encoding ABC transporter permease, giving the protein MFTFLRRRMVTSLIPLIIVLFGVFFMARLTGDPTNLYLPVSATPDQRAEFAAANGLDKPIWQQMFDYFSGVIHLDFGESLKTGQEAAGMALKAFPATLQLAFVTLLLSILASVIIGCWAAYRPNSLADRFSSLLSMTAASVPDFWFAITGIWIFAVVMGWLPTSGTGGVLSWVLPIATLMIRPLGVLTQVVRGAMVSALSAPYVKVARSKGAGDLRVVSHHALRNAAAPALTVAGDLAVGLINGAVVVEAIFGWPGIGKLMIDSILQRDFAVLQAAVLLTAVSIFILNIVIDAGLALLDPRVRDKATV; this is encoded by the coding sequence ATGTTCACCTTCCTCCGGCGCCGGATGGTCACCAGCCTGATCCCGCTGATCATCGTCCTGTTCGGCGTGTTCTTCATGGCCCGACTCACCGGCGATCCCACCAATCTCTACCTGCCGGTCTCGGCCACCCCCGATCAGCGCGCCGAGTTCGCGGCCGCGAACGGTCTGGACAAGCCGATCTGGCAGCAGATGTTCGACTACTTCTCGGGCGTCATCCACCTCGACTTCGGTGAGTCCCTCAAGACCGGGCAGGAAGCTGCGGGCATGGCGCTCAAGGCCTTTCCCGCCACCCTGCAGCTGGCGTTCGTGACCCTGCTGCTGTCGATCCTCGCCTCGGTGATCATCGGGTGTTGGGCCGCCTACCGGCCCAACTCACTCGCCGACCGCTTCTCCAGCCTGCTCTCGATGACCGCCGCCAGCGTCCCCGACTTCTGGTTCGCCATCACCGGCATCTGGATCTTCGCGGTGGTCATGGGCTGGCTGCCGACATCGGGCACCGGCGGTGTCCTCTCCTGGGTGCTACCGATCGCCACCCTGATGATCCGGCCACTCGGTGTGCTCACGCAGGTGGTCCGCGGCGCCATGGTGTCGGCGCTGTCCGCGCCTTATGTGAAGGTGGCCCGCAGCAAAGGCGCAGGCGATCTGCGAGTGGTGAGCCATCACGCGCTGCGCAACGCCGCCGCCCCGGCCCTCACCGTCGCCGGCGACCTGGCCGTCGGCCTGATCAACGGCGCGGTGGTGGTGGAGGCGATCTTCGGATGGCCCGGCATCGGCAAGCTGATGATCGATTCGATTCTCCAGCGCGACTTCGCAGTCCTGCAGGCGGCCGTGCTGCTGACCGCCGTCAGCATCTTCATCCTGAACATCGTGATCGACGCGGGGCTCGCCCTCCTCGATCCGCGGGTTCGCGACAAGGCCACGGTCTAG
- a CDS encoding ABC transporter substrate-binding protein — MQIAAMRSPRRRRFAGTLAVSAAAILAVSGCSVANTTQGESASPDTLRIVLPQEPPTLEPCDASLTATGVVVRSNITEPLIERDPSSGDLQPKLASSWKQVEPNVWRFTTVSGVKFSNGATFDAQDAAFSIKRTFNGAIGCDVNGYVFDDSKTEVNVVDPNTVEVRTEKPDPILPLRLSFIEMVPRTTDPDAKVRQPIGTGPYMVDFWDSGQRIGLKANPNFHGQAPQYNRAIYQWRAEGSVRAAMVTNDEADLATSLGPEDGAGDLGTAYVNNETTALRMQATDAPLDDIRVREAIDLSVNRDGIVRALFQGLGKPAAELVGKGIVGYNDQLTPTPYDLDRAKKLIDEARADGVPVDRTIRLIGRTGQFPKINETIEAIQFSLSKIGLDVKIEMMDTSGQMQYQTRPFVPGSGPVMLMIMHGNQAGDTQFTLDQYMLSDGYQSTYGTEAYDKEILAAEAMTGDARQDALAKVLAEEPTEVRQYAYIAHMEAVLAKSPKVDYQPNSATGDEMRLAEMTHAQTRND, encoded by the coding sequence ATGCAGATCGCAGCCATGCGATCCCCGCGACGTCGCCGCTTTGCCGGCACGTTGGCCGTGTCGGCGGCGGCGATACTGGCCGTCAGCGGTTGCAGCGTCGCCAACACGACCCAAGGCGAGTCCGCCAGCCCCGACACGCTGCGCATCGTCCTGCCGCAGGAGCCCCCGACGCTGGAACCCTGCGATGCGTCGCTGACGGCTACCGGCGTGGTGGTCCGCTCCAACATCACCGAGCCGCTGATCGAGCGGGATCCCAGCAGCGGTGATCTGCAGCCGAAGCTGGCCAGCTCGTGGAAGCAGGTGGAACCGAACGTCTGGCGCTTCACCACGGTGTCTGGTGTCAAGTTCAGCAACGGTGCCACCTTCGACGCGCAGGACGCGGCATTCTCGATCAAGCGCACCTTCAACGGAGCGATCGGCTGCGACGTGAACGGCTACGTCTTCGACGACAGCAAGACCGAGGTGAACGTCGTCGACCCCAACACCGTCGAGGTCCGGACCGAGAAGCCCGACCCGATTCTTCCGCTGCGGCTCTCGTTCATCGAGATGGTCCCGCGCACCACCGACCCCGACGCCAAGGTGCGCCAACCGATCGGTACCGGGCCCTACATGGTCGACTTCTGGGACTCCGGACAGCGGATCGGGCTCAAGGCCAACCCGAACTTCCACGGCCAGGCACCCCAGTACAACCGCGCCATCTACCAGTGGCGGGCCGAGGGCAGCGTGCGTGCGGCCATGGTCACCAACGACGAGGCCGACCTCGCCACCTCGCTGGGCCCCGAAGACGGTGCAGGCGACCTCGGCACCGCGTATGTCAACAACGAGACCACCGCGCTGCGGATGCAGGCGACCGATGCGCCGCTGGACGACATCCGGGTCCGGGAGGCCATCGACCTCTCCGTCAACCGTGACGGCATCGTCCGGGCCCTGTTCCAGGGTCTCGGGAAGCCGGCCGCCGAACTGGTCGGCAAGGGCATCGTCGGCTACAACGACCAGCTGACGCCGACCCCGTACGACCTTGACCGCGCCAAGAAGCTCATCGACGAGGCGCGCGCCGACGGTGTCCCCGTCGACCGGACCATCCGACTCATCGGACGTACCGGGCAGTTCCCCAAGATCAACGAGACGATCGAGGCAATCCAGTTCTCGCTCAGCAAGATCGGCCTCGACGTCAAGATCGAGATGATGGACACCTCGGGGCAGATGCAGTACCAGACCCGACCGTTCGTCCCCGGTTCCGGGCCGGTGATGCTGATGATCATGCACGGCAACCAGGCCGGTGACACCCAGTTCACGCTCGATCAGTACATGCTGTCCGACGGCTACCAGAGCACCTACGGAACCGAGGCCTACGACAAGGAGATCCTGGCTGCCGAGGCCATGACCGGCGACGCCCGACAGGACGCGCTTGCCAAGGTCCTCGCCGAGGAGCCGACCGAGGTCCGGCAGTACGCGTACATCGCACACATGGAGGCCGTCCTCGCGAAGTCGCCCAAGGTCGACTATCAGCCCAACTCGGCCACCGGTGATGAGATGCGACTCGCCGAGATGACCCACGCCCAGACCCGTAACGACTGA
- a CDS encoding 2-hydroxyacid dehydrogenase, with product MSSSLANPSESHDVVVGQDLPESAGRVLRVGPLKPSLEETLAGDFRAERLPDGDARASFLAEHGDEVTAVVTSGRTGVDADLMAALPNLGSIVHFGVGYDTTDVDRAAELGIGVSNTPDVLTDCVADTALGLVLDTMRGFTAADRFVRAGRWPVEGNVPLTRKVSGAKVGILGLGRIGTAIADRLTAFRCTIAYHNRRVVDGSPFRYAASPAELAASVDVLIVAAAGGAGTRHLVDREVLEALGANGFLINVARGSVVDEDALVELLQQGRLAGAGLDVFAHEPEVPAALLELDNVVLLPHLASGTIETRAAMEELTLQNLDTYLRTGDLVTPVVVPDPTLRGKETR from the coding sequence ATGAGCAGCAGCCTCGCCAACCCTTCGGAATCACATGATGTGGTTGTCGGACAAGACCTTCCGGAGTCCGCGGGCAGGGTGCTGCGGGTCGGTCCGCTCAAGCCGTCGCTCGAGGAGACCCTGGCCGGCGACTTCCGCGCCGAGCGCCTGCCCGACGGAGACGCTCGCGCGTCCTTCCTCGCCGAGCACGGCGACGAGGTGACCGCCGTGGTCACCTCGGGCCGGACCGGCGTCGACGCCGACCTGATGGCCGCGCTGCCGAATCTCGGCTCGATCGTGCACTTCGGCGTCGGGTACGACACCACCGACGTGGACCGCGCAGCCGAACTGGGCATCGGCGTCAGCAACACCCCCGACGTGCTCACCGACTGTGTGGCCGACACCGCTCTCGGCCTCGTCCTCGACACCATGCGCGGATTCACCGCGGCCGACCGGTTCGTGCGCGCGGGCCGTTGGCCCGTCGAGGGCAATGTCCCGTTGACGCGCAAGGTATCCGGCGCAAAGGTGGGCATCCTGGGCCTCGGGCGGATCGGCACCGCGATCGCCGACCGGTTGACCGCGTTCCGGTGCACCATCGCCTACCACAACCGTCGCGTCGTCGACGGTTCCCCGTTCCGGTACGCAGCCTCACCCGCGGAGTTGGCCGCATCCGTCGACGTACTCATCGTCGCGGCTGCAGGCGGCGCAGGCACCCGGCATCTGGTCGATCGCGAGGTCCTGGAGGCCTTGGGCGCCAACGGCTTCCTGATCAATGTCGCACGCGGAAGCGTCGTCGACGAGGACGCGTTGGTCGAGCTGCTGCAGCAGGGACGACTGGCAGGCGCAGGACTCGACGTATTCGCCCACGAGCCCGAGGTCCCCGCCGCGCTGCTGGAACTCGACAACGTCGTCCTGCTCCCCCACCTCGCCAGCGGCACCATCGAGACGCGCGCGGCGATGGAGGAACTGACTCTGCAGAACCTCGACACATATCTCCGAACCGGCGACCTCGTCACCCCCGTGGTTGTGCCGGACCCGACCCTCCGCGGAAAGGAAACGCGATGA
- a CDS encoding universal stress protein has product MSVVLSYLPTPEGRGALPFGFAEARMRGVEVLVVADGDSASQPEFLVDVENARSTAEADDVSYRVAKNDPGLSHADQLIDASYDDAVELLVIGQRRRSPVGKLLTGSVVQRVLLDAQCPVVAVKPPVRAAV; this is encoded by the coding sequence ATGAGCGTGGTCCTGAGTTATCTGCCGACCCCAGAAGGACGGGGCGCCCTCCCGTTCGGCTTCGCCGAAGCCCGGATGCGGGGAGTGGAGGTGCTGGTGGTCGCCGACGGCGACAGTGCATCGCAACCCGAGTTCCTGGTGGACGTCGAGAACGCACGGTCGACCGCCGAGGCCGACGACGTCTCCTACCGTGTCGCGAAGAACGATCCGGGTCTGTCGCACGCCGATCAGCTCATCGACGCCTCCTACGACGACGCGGTCGAGCTGTTGGTGATCGGCCAGAGGCGTCGCTCACCGGTCGGCAAGCTGCTGACCGGCAGTGTGGTGCAGCGCGTGCTGCTCGACGCCCAGTGCCCCGTCGTGGCGGTCAAACCCCCGGTCCGCGCCGCCGTCTAG